GGGCAGCCGCTCCATCACCTGTCGGGCGACGGAGATGGGATGCAGGAAGCCGCGCAGGGCGCCCACGGCGCCCGTCCGTAGGGTGCGGCCGTCCATGATGCTGGCGTCCAGCTCGATCTCCCCCAGCAGGTTGGGCCAGCCGCCCACCCCCACGCTGCGCACCTTCGGGTCGATCTCCACGGGCCGGATGCCCGACTCCACGACGTCCAGGGCGGGGCGGCCGTCGAGCAGGGCGTCAACGGCCGCTCTCATGCCCACGCCACCTTCCGAGTTGGCCAGTACGATTCGCATGGGTCGTTCCTCGTGTGTCCGGATATGTGCCTGGGGATGATGTGGGTCGATTGTAGCACAGCTTGGGGATGACACCAATGTTTGGCCCGCCCTGCTCGGGGTGCTATAATCGGGAGGGGATGGCCCTTGCAGGGCCGAGAAAGGCAGGTTTGCGGGCAGCGCTGCACGAATGGCGCCTCCTGGAGGCCTTTTCCCAGATGGAGGATTTATCGGCCGCCGCCTACCTGTGGGCAGGGGCGATTCATGAATCGCCCCTGCCCCGGCAACACCCATGAGGGAGACTGCCAAATTTTCAGACACGTTTGTAAAGGGATCCTGATCTCATGATCCTCGGCGGGAGGCGGGCATGCGGGTGATCGCCGGGCGGGCGAAGGGGCGCCGCCTGCGGTCGGTGCCGGGCTCGGGAACGCGGCCCATCACCGATCGGGTGAAGGAGTCCCTGTTCGATATCCTGGGCGGGGACATCGAAGGGTGCCGGTTCCTGGATCTCTTCGGAGGGACGGGGGCGGTGGGGATCGAGGCGTTGAGCCGCGGGGCGGCGCATTGCACGTTTGTCGAGCGGGACGGCCGGGCGGTGCGCACCATCCGGGAGAACCTGCGGGATACCGGCCTGGCCGCCGGGGCGGAGGTGATCCGTGGCGATGCCTTCGCCTACCTGCGCCGCCCGGGCCTGGAGCCGTTTGATATCATCTATGTGGCACCTCCTCAGTATCGCGGCATGTGGCGGCAGGCACTGGAGGAGATCGACGCCCATCCGGACGTGTTGGCGCCGGACGGGCT
This is a stretch of genomic DNA from Chloroflexota bacterium. It encodes these proteins:
- the rsmD gene encoding 16S rRNA (guanine(966)-N(2))-methyltransferase RsmD, whose translation is MRVIAGRAKGRRLRSVPGSGTRPITDRVKESLFDILGGDIEGCRFLDLFGGTGAVGIEALSRGAAHCTFVERDGRAVRTIRENLRDTGLAAGAEVIRGDAFAYLRRPGLEPFDIIYVAPPQYRGMWRQALEEIDAHPDVLAPDGLVIVQIHPREAEDVPLRHLELDDERRYGSTLLRFYCRADVPPEDEPREERA